Proteins from one Cryptomeria japonica chromosome 4, Sugi_1.0, whole genome shotgun sequence genomic window:
- the LOC131875473 gene encoding uncharacterized protein LOC131875473 has protein sequence MASTSSSIGNEQVIAKQRNDPNSPLWKYVDIIKQLPGGGGFRWKCHGCDIERNSSYYRVVGHLCGIKGRGIKKCPGKNGKPIPDEIVMKYIREHEAAEEREARRLNQTASKKTRGMQGPSNPSIVVEDHPFFATNEPQSAPPLTRKRTKGPLETAFQNESRDNADQDIVRCIYANGLSFNVVRSPYWKQMIKSVNEAPRGYKGPGYEKVRGTLLEKEVKRVEDALKPIRDSWVETGVTIVSDGWKDAKNRPLINVIAVSPKGAMFLRAVDCEGQIKDGEFIAEILISAIESVGPRNVVQVITDNAKNCRAAGLLVEQRYDHIFWTPCAVHSLNLMLQRIGQKIKWIRDVYAEAEDIQMFITNHHMSQGIFRTYSNLELLKVSEIVI, from the coding sequence atggcatctacatcttcctccattggcaatgaacaagtaattgcaaaacaaagaaatgatccaaattctcccttatggaaatatgtggacattataaaacaacttccgggaggtgggggattccgttggaaatgccatggatgtgatattgaacgtaatagttcatattatcgagtggtaggccatttgtgtggaataaaaggaagaggcatcaaaaaatgccctggcaaaaatggtaaacctataccagatgagatagtgatgaaatatattagggagcatgaggcagcagaagagagggaagcccgtagattgaaccaaaccgcatcaaagaaaacaaggggaatgcaaggcccttctaatcccagtattgtagtagaagaccaccccttctttgccacaaatgaacctcaaagtgcaccacccttgacacgtaaaagaacaaaagggcctttagaaaccgcattccaaaatgagagtagagacaatgctgatcaagatatagtaaggtgcatttatgcaaatggtttgtcattcaatgttgttcgctccccatattggaagcaaatgataaaaagtgttaatgaggcaccaagagggtataagggccccggttatgagaaggtacgtggaacattattggagaaagaggtgaagagggttgaagatgcattgaaacccataagggattcgtgggttgagacaggtgtaacaattgtttcagatgggtggaaagatgctaaaaaccgtcccttgatcaatgtcatagcggtgtcccctaaaggggcaatgtttttgagagctgtggattgtgagggccaaataaaagatggcgaatttattgcagaaattctcatctctgccattgagtctgtgggaccccgcaatgttgtccaagtcataacggacaatgcaaaaaattgtagagctgctggtttgttggttgagcaacgctatgatcacatcttttggacaccttgtgcggtacattcgctcaatcttatgctacaaaggattgggcaaaaaataaaatggatcagagatgtgtatgcagaggctgaggacatccagatgttcatcacaaaccaccacatgtctcaagggatttttagaacctattcgaatttggagctattgaaggtaagtgaaatagtaatttaa